The DNA segment GCCTTCTCCCAGCGAAAATGTCAGGGGGTGGTCTGCCGTGATGACATCGGCGTGCCTGCCCCACGCGGCGAAGGAACTGTGCGGGTGATCGCTGCGCCTCGCGTCCGGCCACGTTCTGAACAGTTCGGCGGTGCGGCCCATCCCGCGCGTGGGCGTCAGCGCCGGGTCAAAGTCGGGCATCTCGGCGCGGATGGTGGCCCACCAGGATGGTGGAACGGCGGGTCTGCGCCAGTCTGCCGGATCGGTCAGATTCAGGGTGAAGGTGGGCATCACCAGTGTTCCCGCAGGTGTCACGGCATCCTGAAGGGCCTGGATCACCGCCACCGGGCCGCCTGCCACCCAGCCCAGGCTGCTCAGACTGACGTGAGCCATCAGTACGTCGCCCGCCCCCACGCCCAGCGCACGGAGGTCAGCGGCGAGGCTGGCGCGGGTGCGGGGGGCATCTGCCCGCGCAATGGCTTCTGTTTCGGTCATGTTCCGTCCTTTGGCTGCTCAGCGAGAGCGGCAAGTGCGTTGATTCATGCAGAGGCTACCGTCAGGCAGGGTGCGCCGGATGGGCCAGGTGGCTTACCGCCCGGCGTGGGCATTGGAATCAGCTTCCCGCCACAGGTCCGTAGGTCAGCAGCAGCATGCCTGAGCCGAGGTCTCTTGAGGAGGTCAGATTCAGCGCCAAACGATCCCCATCCGCAAACAGGCGCTTGCCGCTTCCCAGAACCAGTGGGTAGACC comes from the Deinococcus sp. AJ005 genome and includes:
- a CDS encoding aminoglycoside N(3)-acetyltransferase gives rise to the protein MTETEAIARADAPRTRASLAADLRALGVGAGDVLMAHVSLSSLGWVAGGPVAVIQALQDAVTPAGTLVMPTFTLNLTDPADWRRPAVPPSWWATIRAEMPDFDPALTPTRGMGRTAELFRTWPDARRSDHPHSSFAAWGRHADVITADHPLTFSLGEGSPLSRVYDLNGRVLLLGTENNSSLHLAEVRSGKGATVPFSGPIRVNGQPQWVTFDECDYDEDAFPPVKAAFEASGAVTVGRVGSATAKLMSQRALVDFAVQWWTANSPADSRV